A single window of Desulfuromonadales bacterium DNA harbors:
- a CDS encoding MauE/DoxX family redox-associated membrane protein, producing MSRFTRIAYHLSRLVLGGLFLYAGLVKAGDVTAFARDVANYKILPYSWNYLVAATLPYIEFLAGLLLVANRRVRPAALVTGGLTAVFMLILATVVARGLDIDCGCFRPGGHTTATQALWRDAGILLLCIATYRLRDRSAP from the coding sequence TACCACCTCAGCCGCCTCGTCCTCGGCGGCCTGTTCCTCTATGCCGGCCTGGTCAAGGCCGGCGACGTGACCGCCTTCGCCCGGGATGTCGCCAACTACAAGATTCTTCCCTACAGCTGGAATTACCTGGTGGCGGCCACGCTGCCCTACATCGAGTTCCTGGCCGGGTTGCTGCTGGTCGCCAACCGGCGGGTCCGTCCGGCTGCCTTGGTGACGGGGGGGCTGACCGCCGTCTTCATGCTGATCCTGGCCACGGTGGTCGCCCGCGGGCTCGATATCGACTGCGGCTGTTTCCGGCCCGGCGGCCACACCACGGCGACCCAGGCCCTGTGGCGCGACGCCGGCATCCTGCTGCTGTGCATTGCCACCTACCGGCTGCGCGACCGGTCCGCTCCCTGA